From the Halalkalicoccus subterraneus genome, the window GGCGGCGATGATGCGGATCTCCCCGCGCTCGTCGAAGCCGTCCATTTCGCTGAGCAGCTGCATCATCGTGCGCTGGACCTCCGCGTCGCCCGACGTTTTGGACTCTGTTCGGGTGGCTGCGATGGCGTCGATCTCATCGATGAAGACGATCGCCGGCTCGTGTTCACGGGCGAGCTCGAACAGATCACGGACGAGGCGCGAGCCCTCGCCGATGAACTTCTGAACCAGCTCCGAGCCGGCCATCTTGATGAAGGTCGCGTCGGTCTCGTTGGCGACGGCCTTCGCCAGCATCGTTTTTCCGGTACCCGGCGGGCCGTGAAGCAACACGCCGCCCGGCGGGTCGATACCGACCTCCTCGAACTGGGCGGGGTTCGTCAGTGGGTCCTCGACGGCCTCCCGTACCTCGCGGATCTGCTCGTCGATCCCGCCGATATCCGCATAGGTGACGTCGGGGCTCGCCTCGACGGCCATCGCTTGGGCGCGTGCATCGGTCTCGACGTCCAGGGTCGTCTCCACGCCGAACGAGTCGTTGACCGCGACCCGGTCGCCCGCCTCGAGCTCCTCTGCGAGCCCGGGGTCGATCTCGGTCAGGACCTCCTGGTTCGTGCCGTGCTGTTTGACGACCGCTCCGTCCTCGGTGAACTCCTCGACGGTCGCGACGTACAGCGAGGCGGTCTTGAGCGCACTGTTCTCGCGTTCGAGGTCGTCGACGCGTTCGTGGAGCGTCTCGCGGCGATCGTCGGCCTCGTCGATGCGCTCTTCGAGCTGGTCGTTGATCCTGACGATATCGGTATAGTGTTCACGCAGGGCGGTGAGCTGCTCGCCTTCGGGCATCTCGGGGTCGAGGTCGAGATGCGGTCGGTCGGGAACAGAGGGGCTATGGGCCATTGATGTACCTTCTAGGAAAGCGCGCCAAAAGTGCCTTTGGGTGGCGGCTGATCCTACAACAACGAGTCCATCTCGTCGAGGTAGTCGTCGTAGACGGCAAGCGCGTCCTCGATGGGCTCGGGCGAACGCATATCGACGCCCGCGATATCGAGCAGTTCGAGGGGGTAAGCAGTCGAACCCGACCGCAGAAACTCCCGATAAGCCTCGGCTGCGGGCTCACCCTCTTCGAGGAGTTTCTCCGAGAGCGAGACGGCCGCGCTGATTCCCGTCGAG encodes:
- a CDS encoding AAA family ATPase → MAHSPSVPDRPHLDLDPEMPEGEQLTALREHYTDIVRINDQLEERIDEADDRRETLHERVDDLERENSALKTASLYVATVEEFTEDGAVVKQHGTNQEVLTEIDPGLAEELEAGDRVAVNDSFGVETTLDVETDARAQAMAVEASPDVTYADIGGIDEQIREVREAVEDPLTNPAQFEEVGIDPPGGVLLHGPPGTGKTMLAKAVANETDATFIKMAGSELVQKFIGEGSRLVRDLFELAREHEPAIVFIDEIDAIAATRTESKTSGDAEVQRTMMQLLSEMDGFDERGEIRIIAA